The genomic window CAGCAAACGCGTGTGCGGCCCGCCTCCACACGTTCCGACGGCTACACGGCTACAACGCCCGACGCCGCCACTCCCGTTGGGTCAGCGCGGCCCGATCGCCCACAAGACGACTTCCGACACGAAATCAACTGGTTTGACGCGAGGCACATAAGCCGTTTCCAAGATTCACGGTCAAGGCTCCTTCCATCCGTTGACCCTCGCATTCGTACCCGCATGGACCGGCACTCAATGGAACCGTCCGCCGCGTCGAAGACGACATCGCCGCTGCGCCTCATCGGAGTGCGCGGGCCCATCGGAAATCCTCCTAATCTGCGGGAAATGCACGGCACAAACACCGAACGAAGAAGGAGTACGCCCGTCATGAGCGAACTTGCCCAGGAGCGCCGACTCGTCACATCCATTCCCGGTCCGAAGTCGCGGCTGCCGGCCCGCACGTCGGTCGCCACGACCTCGGTCGGCAACAGCGTGGCGGCGGTAGCACGCCGCGCGTTCGCGCAGCTGACGGACTTCACCCACACCTGTTTCACAGTGACGCCGTACGAGGAGTACGTGGAGCTCGCCGAGGCCCTGGCCGAGCCGGCCCCGGGTGACCACGCCAAGAAGGCGGCGCTGTTCAGCAATGTGCTGCGCTTCCCGCCGCCGCTGGTGTGACTCCAGGCCGGTCCCGCTTGTTCATGGAGGTGGTCAGGCGTGAAAGCAAAGCCGACTGTTCAGATAGATACGGATCGAGTCGTTGTCACGGAGTGGTGCTTCGCCCCGGGCGCCGAAACGGGCCATCACGTTCATGCACACGACTACGTGGTGGTTCCCCTGGTCACTGGCACGGTGCGTGTGGAGGATCCAGCGGGGGAACGCGATGTGGAGATGCGCGCAGGCGTTTCCTACGCGCGGTCTGCCGGTGTCGCGCACAACCTCGTCAACGTGAACGGGTACGAATTCCGCTTTGTCGAAGTCGAGCTCAGGTAGGAGCGCGCCACACCAGGCCCGTAGGACGGATTCCGCCCCCGATCCCCAGGACGATTCCCATGACCTCACAACCCTCGTTGCCGACCCCGCCCGTCTCCGCCGCGACGGAGGACTGCGCCCGTGACGGCTTCCACCCAGACCTGGCCGACGGTCCGAGCGGCCCGCTGCCCGAGGCACGCCGGCGGGTGCACCACATCCGCGCCGACGACCTGGACGGCGGCACGGCGCAGACCGGCGGTATGCGTCGCTTCGCCGCGATCAGTGGTGCCAGGGTCGGCTCGGAGCGGATGTGGATGGGGCAGACCACGGTTGCGCCCGCGACCGCCTCGGCCGACCACCACCACGGCGACTCCGAGACCGCCATCTACATCGTCAACGGACACCCCGAGTTCGTCTTCCTCGCCGACCCCGCCGAATACGGAGCGGAGCCCGAGGAGGTGCGGTTGCGCACCGGGCCGGGCGACTACGTCTTCGTCCCGCCCTTCGTGCCGCACCGCGAGGAGAACCCCGACCCGTACGACGAGGCCGTCGTCGTGATCGCTCGCAGCACGCAGGAGGCCGTGGTCATCAACCTGCCGAGCCTCTATGTGCTCCGGTCCGGACAGGGGTAGCGCCCCGTCCACCCGCGACGCCATCCGCGTGGATGGCCGACGCGACACGGTGCATGTGCGTCGCCGGGCGCGGCTTGCGGATCGCCTAGTGCTGCGGGCAGCGGGAGGCGGAAAAACCGCCGGCCGTCCATTCGCAGACGTGTCAGTGCACGTGCGGGCCCCCGGCCATCTGCGGCTTGCCGGGTGGTACGAGTCCCAGGGCCACCGCGGCGCTCACCACCGCCGCGAGGGCGCAGACGGTGAAGGCGTCCGTGAATCCGCCGACGGAGCCGGACTCGATGCCCGAGGCGGCGACCGTGGAGACGACCGCCACGCCGATCGAGCCGCCCACCTCGTGGAAGGTGTTGACGACGCCGGAGGCGAGGCCCGCCTCGTGGTGTTCGATCATGCCCAGCGCGGATCGAAGGGCTGCCCGAGGCGGAGGACCTGCGCGCCGCCCTCGTCGACACGGCCCGAACCTGGGTGCACGGCGTCAGGACGAACCAGGACGTCATCGCCCTGCGCAACCTGGTCGCCGCCGAACAGCACCGGTTCCCCGAACTCGGCCGCGCCTGGCAGGGCCATGGTCCCGAGGGCCACCATCCGGCCGTCGCCGGCGCCCTGCGCGCGCTCGCGGATCAGGGTCGGCTGGTCATCCCCGACCTGGAGGCCGCGATCGTCCAGCTGTACGCGCTGCTGGTCTTTCCCCACATGGTCTTCAGCACTTACGGCACGCACATGGACGAGAGCCTCACGGACCGCCTGATCGTGAGCGGGGTGGACATGTTCCTCGGACACTACGGTCCGGGGCGGAACCGCTGAGTCCCGCCCCGGACCGGGAACCGCAGGCTCAGGCCTCGTAGGCCAGGCCACTCACCCCGGCCAGCCGCCGCTACGCCGGCGAGCAGATCATCCAGGCCACCGCCCTGCTCGGCCGGCTCGCCGACCGAGCCAGGGCGGGCCTGCAGGGACGGGACGCGTTGCGGATGTACACGCCGACGTGAGCGCCGACGCCGGGGACCTCGGTGTGCTGCTGGCACCCATCCGCGGCCGGCTCGCCGCGGCGGTGGTGCTGCAGGTCGTGTCGGCGGTGGCCTCGGTTGGCGCCGTTCGCGGCGGTGGCCGAGCTCGGGCGTTCCCTGCTCGTGAAGCTTCCCCTTGATCTTGGACGCCTGGAGACTGGGATCTGAGGTTCCAGAGGAAGTAGTGCCGGGGGTGTACCGCCCGCTCCATCCGACCCTGATCGTTCCTGGCTCAGTCCCAGCCACGCGGCAAGCGTGGCCTGAGTGACGAGCCTGCCGATTCCGGTCATCGGCGAGGGCCGGGGCCTGGGCAGTCCAGCGGCTCGGATGGATGCCGTACACGCCGCCGGGCCCCGGGCCTGCGGATGTGCGGCGTCAGCGGGAGTGGCCGAGTTGGGTGAGGGCCAGGTCGAGCTTGTCGGCGAAGAAGTCGGCTGCGGTGGTGTCGATGCACAGCGGTGGCTTGATCTTGAGGATGTTGAGGTGGTCCCCGGTGGGCTGGACGATCACGCCGAGGTCGAGCATGCGGTCGCAGAGTTCGGCGGTCTCTTCTGTGGCGGGTTCCAGGCCGGCGCGGTCCCGGACGAGTTCGAGGCCGAGGTAGAGGCCCGAGCCGTGGACGGCGCCGATGATGCCGTAGCGGTCGGCCAGTGCCTCGAGCCGGCCTTTCAGATGGCCGCCGACGCGCGCCGCGTTGCCCTGGAGGTCTTCGTCGCGCAGGGTGTCCAGGACGGTGAGGCCCACGATGCTGGAGACGGGGCTGCCGCCGGTGGAGGAGAAGAAGTAGCCCTGGTCGCGGTACCGGTCCGCGACCGCCTTCGACGTGATGACGGCGCCGAGGGGGTGTCCGTTGCCCATGGCCTTGGCGACACAGACGATGTCGGGGACGACCTGCTGCTGCTCGAAGCCCCAGAACCAGTGTCCCAGGCGGCCGTATCCGACCTGGACCTCGTCGGCGACGGCCAGGCCGCCGTGACGCCGTACCGCCGCGTACACCTGGGCGAGATAGCCGTCGGGAAGGGCGACTCCTCCGGCGTTGCCGTAGAAGGTCTCGCCGATGAAAGCTCCCGCCGGGCGGCCGGCAGCGGCCAGTTCGTCGATCACTGCGACGGCCTCGGGTGCGTAGCGCACGGCATCCGACCCGCGGTGGCGGCCGCGGTAGGAGTTGGGCGAGTCCACGGTGTGCACCCAGCTCGGGCGGGTGGCCAGGGCGTTCGGGTTGTCCTGGAGCGAGGTGGAGACCGCGTCGGAGGCGTACGTCCAGCCGTGGTACGCCTCGCGCAGCGCGACGACGTCGTGCCGGCCGGAGGCCGCGATGGCCAGGCGAAGGCCCAGATCCACCGCTTCCGAACCGGAGTTGACGAGGAACACCGTGTCCAGAGGGTCGGGGAGGAGGGCGGCGAGGCGCTCGCTGTACTCCACCACGGAGGCGTAGTGGAAGCGCGAGTTGGTGTTGAGCCGCCGCAACTGCCGGGAGACCGCCTGCTCGACGCGGGGGTGGGCGTGGCCCAATGGAGTGACGTTGTTGACGATGTCGAGGTACGACCGGCCGTCGGTGGACAGCAGATGGTGGCGCCAACCACGTTCGATACGCGGAGGATTGGCGTAGTAGTGCTCCTGCACGGTGGCGAACGCGGCGTCACGCCGGTCGAGCAGGTCCCTCTCGCGCGTACGGTCGGAGTCGGCCGGGAGGCCGAGGAGCGGGGCGGGGTCGGCGGTGAGCGCGAGCCAGCCGGCGGCGTACTCGGGACGGACCAGGCGCGGGGCAGCGGGGCCGTCGGCGTCGCGCAGCGCAACGTGGACCGAGGCACCGGAGCTGAGGTGGATGATGTCCTCGCCCGCCTGCACCGCCGCACCGGTGGTGACCACGGGCTGGACCGCGCGGGGGAAGGACAGCGACAGCGCCTGCGCGCCGTAGGTGAGTTCCACGTGGCCCGGCGCCGCAGCGAGGACCTTCCCCGCGGCGGGCACCTGCACCACGGCATCCCGGCCGAGCCAGAGGTCGATTCCAGTGGACACCGTGGCGGTGGACACCGTCGACAGCACTGGTGTCCGAGTGAGTCGCGCATGGGCGTACCGGATGGCGACGGCGGCCGCTCCGTCCGCGAGCGCGGAGGTCACCAGCCGGGCCTCGGTGCCGGCGTCCGTCCAGGCTCCATGGTCCATGGAATCGGCGTCGGTGGACAGGTCGAGGAGGGTGATGTCGTCGGCGACGAGGTCCCGCAGGAGAGGGCGCACCGGCGCATCGGCCTGCGCGGTCCGGGCAGGCACGTCGGCCATGCCCGTCGCGTCCCTGATGAGGCGGATCATCACCGGCAGGGGCAGCCGGGTGGCCTGTTCGAATATGCGCCATTCGCGGTCGAGCGCGGCCTTGGCGTAGACGTTGTCCTCGTCGACGGCGGCCTGGTGCCGCCCGCTGGCCACCAGGACGGCGGCGCGCAGGACCACGAGCGGCCACACCGCATCGGCTTCCTCGGGGGAGAGTGGCCGAACGGCGTGGAAGGCGCGGACGGCCGGCAGCACGTGGTGAGGCTCGATACCGTCGTGGTGGAGCATCGAGGACAGTGACACGGCGAGTTCGCCGACCGCCCAGCTTGTGGTCACGTCACCGAAGTCGATGACCCCGTCCGGCATGGGCGGACGGCTGTCGGGACGGCGGATCAGGT from Streptomyces sp. DSM 40750 includes these protein-coding regions:
- a CDS encoding TetR/AcrR family transcriptional regulator C-terminal domain-containing protein gives rise to the protein MHGVRTNQDVIALRNLVAAEQHRFPELGRAWQGHGPEGHHPAVAGALRALADQGRLVIPDLEAAIVQLYALLVFPHMVFSTYGTHMDESLTDRLIVSGVDMFLGHYGPGRNR
- a CDS encoding aminotransferase, translating into MLPDEYRTIDFFTKDALPAPRMAPAEAELIAAEHLGITARAQALGSQQDANFLLHADDGTPVAILKIANPAFGTVEIEAQDAAADLIASARPELRIATVLRRPDGTPRRTTVDTETGPAVARLLRHLPGGTLSGPRHLSPGSVAGMGTIAGKVSTALRDFRHPGLDRVLQWDPQHADRVVAKLAGHIDEPDRRTAVRTATAEAWAHVRKLAATLPSQAVHLDLTDDNLIRRPDSRPPMPDGVIDFGDVTTSWAVGELAVSLSSMLHHDGIEPHHVLPAVRAFHAVRPLSPEEADAVWPLVVLRAAVLVASGRHQAAVDEDNVYAKAALDREWRIFEQATRLPLPVMIRLIRDATGMADVPARTAQADAPVRPLLRDLVADDITLLDLSTDADSMDHGAWTDAGTEARLVTSALADGAAAVAIRYAHARLTRTPVLSTVSTATVSTGIDLWLGRDAVVQVPAAGKVLAAAPGHVELTYGAQALSLSFPRAVQPVVTTGAAVQAGEDIIHLSSGASVHVALRDADGPAAPRLVRPEYAAGWLALTADPAPLLGLPADSDRTRERDLLDRRDAAFATVQEHYYANPPRIERGWRHHLLSTDGRSYLDIVNNVTPLGHAHPRVEQAVSRQLRRLNTNSRFHYASVVEYSERLAALLPDPLDTVFLVNSGSEAVDLGLRLAIAASGRHDVVALREAYHGWTYASDAVSTSLQDNPNALATRPSWVHTVDSPNSYRGRHRGSDAVRYAPEAVAVIDELAAAGRPAGAFIGETFYGNAGGVALPDGYLAQVYAAVRRHGGLAVADEVQVGYGRLGHWFWGFEQQQVVPDIVCVAKAMGNGHPLGAVITSKAVADRYRDQGYFFSSTGGSPVSSIVGLTVLDTLRDEDLQGNAARVGGHLKGRLEALADRYGIIGAVHGSGLYLGLELVRDRAGLEPATEETAELCDRMLDLGVIVQPTGDHLNILKIKPPLCIDTTAADFFADKLDLALTQLGHSR
- a CDS encoding cupin domain-containing protein; its protein translation is MKAKPTVQIDTDRVVVTEWCFAPGAETGHHVHAHDYVVVPLVTGTVRVEDPAGERDVEMRAGVSYARSAGVAHNLVNVNGYEFRFVEVELR
- a CDS encoding cupin domain-containing protein; protein product: MTSQPSLPTPPVSAATEDCARDGFHPDLADGPSGPLPEARRRVHHIRADDLDGGTAQTGGMRRFAAISGARVGSERMWMGQTTVAPATASADHHHGDSETAIYIVNGHPEFVFLADPAEYGAEPEEVRLRTGPGDYVFVPPFVPHREENPDPYDEAVVVIARSTQEAVVINLPSLYVLRSGQG